One Clavelina lepadiformis chromosome 1, kaClaLepa1.1, whole genome shotgun sequence genomic region harbors:
- the LOC143451317 gene encoding von Willebrand factor A domain-containing protein 3B-like isoform X1: protein MAQVDLSNPDLLRNIDPIRKAVYDEEGSPKFHIGHLHEKPPVDLFGWADKERGKNVTYEMIGAEGNASGEQWELDVKPLISSIKWLQVHGLKRNRLTMQQILSSIGFKHAEEYVQTLGRPVGSFYGHSLYQQFKRKDGQLYNITVGREKLKKVEESLLRASHLFKRRLQWLTTGSRRVFGVIQEHCICIVIDVTTMSQTQFDLYRECLCDVIRNQVSQLAKFNMIKAQANMEMWHEQAMPVTELTIRNAIEWVNKLDRMAESSRTGCTEALLKAMEDDSLESVYLFAEGDSCEMSKELLRQKLAESPHPLHTISFNAAKSATITFLKELAAQTSGRFHAFVVKNVYEEDAEALPASAAPPGGDGSRISVRYAQKARGGLPPGAGVREDVFKVWMELEECRNTHAQIETLLTEIPDPKTEAASVDRPAITDGARPEQYMSSKEWLHRHGLEALKLTAFHALASCSFKHVDGVVDLKGKPGRNNDSSDAENVRKLVNAKYCEHFAHTQWKDGTLVHVHITAEQHKIYEKRMTTALNAIQQRIDWLQQGSREVFGTILEEQVYILIDTSQSMKDKLSMVKEKLFQLMQEQLRHKSKFNVVKFDTKAVAWKDRACDVTEQNLLNAWSWIKDIGVGGSTNTLAALRIALSDPHTHAIYLLTDGRPDQSHQMIWKFLQQPRSILAQVQLQHPVPIHTIAFNCNDLEANKFLHQLSSDTGGRYHNFTSNGSMPDAPPPFESEDVSLLRKELQNGKRDLEKVSKLRARCVMLDWYHNKKHKNTSLDTLSTSSGVSSRSSRSRTRSLTYAHRPKSAGVKRENTYDSDSSFKRPHSSLGYYKRPSPPTSPLLAVAHKSHRGTSGVNDSAILHRRSKSHNQGQHQAGHTKTSVLRLANQGETHGWLLPETQDFMSRQINKSMEAYQDIMRMKVEAKKKPKRKKKVVNPLDVPNSVWLKKNGLVPRKLSIMDILTPTAVKVTPKYIPVLDSHVVSKVFDEVLPIAHVSPRSRREVRLVNPAAVDLPGYDNRLRAAIDEYHQRLDLQVWRKLSQEERDKFDNGPVSYMNNTVAIHQALDNLGWPIEETDLLILADEIHLGEKYLQQSKDLQRTAKKVAMGRRKSSEDGSVCSKRNSSPKKVQSAKNRKPNRIRQSKPKKNRATDESTVTTRSTQSTYSSENSSESENEVKEKEDKPEKHKLIKRNNIDRLKGQKVIARDEIDGFYYTGVVVKSTDARHAQVLFKHGDEANIPTRFVIQRSGAVSCPPLKIGDNVLAFSRKDSNVSCYVPGIVIGTPRRSQVRDKFYTILKYSNTKTALLRNKMVKISPERYSLIVRYIEHASQIDFSVPPVDFVRPERREQPITKEDVEEIRGTLQGLQTTLDDSSREQQEQREILEQQCREIENVKKEIKDEHSGATETKQDLLLILNQHKFDLEDARKEIKDIALAEEKQQKDLEALRLSIPPEPVTPVTTTPMHSASTMTEVSPTTPVQSASTMTEVTPVPEPSSSTSSESRRSSSVSSSSDDPDPDTNRTIVSVDEKNDSVMITKEDKGVLVSRKLPEIISPGSALVRELSPKLDVGQEVLYRNTDDGWYYRGTVHATYPNDSYDILDCTDLIQNTFREDIITDEDDANNIITVNSTLIALHPNYPNSYAPAYTLECQPNNWFSVRFYDNSVTSIPREEVYLIHMEKFKKDIDYISEYENRWVGQAVVARSDMDGQYHLASCRRKIGTGHEYALQWADGSTSVQQLSCIFGKYTKQRPKNIGDFVLAIHDVENLIYLPGRVMAENGDKLVVNFCNKKRSHHVLPNQCYWISRQYYDLSVAFYNSKQVHQN from the exons AGGGATCACCGAAATTTCATATTGGGCATCTACATGAAAAACCACCTGTTGATTTATTTGGTTGGGCCGATAAAGAAAGAGGAAAGAATGTCACGTATGAAATGATTGGAGCTGAAGGGAATGCCAGTGGTGAACAATGGGAACTTGATGTAAAGCCATTGATAAGCTCCATAAAATGGTTGCAAGTGCATGGTTTGAAGAGAAATAGATTAACAATGCAACAAATCTTGTCTTCCATTGGTTTTAAGCATGCAGAAG AATACGTTCAGACACTTGGAAGACCAGTTGGATCGTTTTATGGTCATAGCTTATAccaacaatttaaaagaaagGATGGTCAGCTTTACAAT ATTACAGTTGGCCgagaaaaactgaaaaaggTTGAAGAAAGTTTGTTGCGGGCATCCCATTTGTTTAAACGACGTCTTCAGTGGCTGACAACTGGAAGCCGAAGAGTGTTTGGTGTCATTCag GAACATTGCATTTGTATTGTTATTGATGTAACTACGATGTCACAAACACAGTTTGACTTATACCGGGAATGCTTGTGCGACGTAATCAGAAATCAAGTTTCACAGCTTGCAAAGTTTAATATGATCAA AGCTCAAGCAAATATGGAAATGTGGCATGAGCAAGCCATGCCGGTTACTGAACTGACCATCAGAAATGCCATTGAGTGGGTAAATAAATTGGACAGAATGGCAGAAAGTTCTCGAACAGGTTGTACTGAAGCTCTTTTAAAAGCAATGGAAGATGATTCG CTTGAAAGTGTCTATCTATTTGCTGAGGGGGATTCCTGTGAAATGTCAAAAGAACTGCTTCGACAGAAGTTGGCAGAATCGCCCCACCCACTTCACACTATCTCCTTTAATGCAGCTAAATCAGCCACgattacttttttgaaagaacTTGCAGCTCAAACTTCTGGAAG GTTCCACGCATTTGTGGTGAAAAACGTTTACGAAGAAGATGCTGAGGCACTACCAGCTTCGGCAGCACCTCCCGGTGGTGATGGTAGTCGAATATCGGTTCGTTATGCTCAAAAAGCTCGTGGTGGACTCCCACCAGGTGCAGGTGTACGCGAAGACGTTTTTAAAGTCTGGATGGAGCTGGAAGAATGTCGCAACACTCACGCACAAATCGAAACTTTATTAACAGAAATACCTGATCCTAAAACTGAAGCAG CTTCTGTGGATCGCCCAGCTATAACTGATGGTGCAAGACCTGAGCAGTATATGAGTTCAAAGGAATGGCTACATCGTCATGGACTTGAAGCTTTGAAACTCACAGCATTTCACGCCCTTGCAAGCTGCTCATTTAAACACGTGGATGGTGTTGTTGATCTGAAAGGAAAACCTGGCCGTAATAATGACTCATCTGACGCT GAGAATGTCAGGAAGCTGGTAAATGCCAAATATTGTGAACACTTTGCACATACTCAGTGGAAAGATGGAACACTTGTGCATGTGCATATTACTGCTGAACAgcataaaatttatgaaaagcGAATGACCACTGCTCTAAATGCAATTCAACAAAG GATTGACTGGTTACAACAAGGTAGCCGAGAGGTCTTCGGAACGATTTTGGAAGAACAGGTTTATATTTTGATTGACACGTCACAGTCCATGAAGGACAAACTTTCAATggtcaaagaaaaattattccaGTTAATGCAA GAACAGCTGCGGCACAAAAGCAAGTTTAATGTCGTAAAATTTGACACAAAAGCTGTTGCCTGGAAAGACAGAGCATGTGATGTCACTGAACAAAACCTTCTAAATGCTTGGAGTTGGATAAAAG ACATAGGCGTTGGTGGTAGCACCAACACTTTGGCTGCTTTGAGAATTGCCTTATCTGATCCACATACTCATGCAATTTACCTGCTAACGGATGGTAGACCAGATCAG tcCCATCAGATGATTTGGAAGTTTCTTCAG CAACCCCGATCAATATTGGCACAAGTCCAGTTGCAACACCCAGTACCGATTCATACAATTGCATTCAACTGCAATGACCTTGAAGCGAATAAATTTCTTCATCAACTATCAAGTGACACTGGTGGACGATATCACAATTTTACAAGCAATGGAAGCATGCCCGATGCACCTCCACCTTTTGAG aGTGAAGATGTTAGCTTATTGAGAAAGGAGTTGCAAAATGGGAAACGTGACTTGGAAAAAGTGTCAAAGTTACGTGCAAGATGTGTTATGTTGGACTGGTaccacaataaaaaacacaag AACACCAGTCTTGATACTTTGTCAACTTCATCTGGGGTGTCATCACGATCATCAAGAAGTCGTACAAGATCCCTGACTTATGCTCATAGACCCAAAAGTGCCGGTGTGAAAAGAGAAAATACATATGACAG TGATAGTTCTTTCAAACGGCCTCATTCAAGCCTTGGATACTACAAACGCCCTTCCCCACCTACTAGCCCACTTTTAGCAGTGGCCCATAAAAGTCATCGAGGCACATCTGGTGTTAACGATTCTGCTATTTTGCATAGAAGGTCAAAATCGCATAACCAAG GTCAGCATCAAGCCGGACATACCAAAACAAGTGTGTTACGGTTGGCTAATCAGGGTGAAACTCACGGTTGGTTGCTTCCAGAAACACAAGATTTCATGAGTCGTCAGATTAATAAGTCCATGGAGGCATATCaag ACATCATGAGAATGAAGGTGGAAGCAAAGAAAAAGCCTAAAAGGAAGAAGAAAGTAGTAAA TCCTTTGGATGTTCCAAATTCAGTATGGTTGAAGAAAAATGGTCTTGTTCCAAGGAAGCTATCAATAATGGACATTCTCACCCCAACTGCTGTGAAAGTGACACCAAAGTATATACCAGTGCTTGATTCGCATGTTGTGTCGAAGGTCTTCGATGAA GTTCTTCCCATTGCTCATGTTTCACCTCGAAGTCGCCGCGAGGTCAGACTTGTTAATCCAGCAGCTGTTGACCTTCCAGGCTATGACAATAGGTTAAGAGCTGCAATCGATGAATATCATCAAAGACTCGATCTCCAAGTCTGGAGAAAGCTGTCACAGGAAGAAAGAGACAA GTTTGATAATGGACCTGTTTCATATATGAATAACACTGTTGCTATCCACCAAGCCTTAGATAATTTAGGCTGGCCCATCGAAGAAACTGATCTTCTGATATTGGCTGATGAAATTCATTTAG GTGAAAAGTACCTGCAACAATCTAAGGACCTACAGAGAACGGCAAAGAAGGTTGCCATGGGCAGAAGAAAGTCCAGCGAAGATGGTTCTGTTTGCTCAAAACGAAATTCTAGTCCGAAAAAGGTTCAATCAGCTAAGAATAGAAAACCAAACCGCATAAGGCAAAGTAAACCAAAGAAGAATAGAGCAACTGATGAATCAACTGTAACAACACGTTCAACGCAATCGACATATTCATCggaaaat AGTTCAGAAAGTGAAAATGAAgttaaagaaaaagaagataAACCAGAGAAACATAAACTTATTAAACGTAATAACATTGATCGTTTAAAAGGCCAGAAAGTGATTGCCAG GGATGAAATTGATGGATTTTATTACACCGGTGTTGTTGTGAAATCCACTGATGCAAGACATGCACAAGTTTTATTCAAGCATGGTGATGAGGCAAATATCCCAACCAGATTTGTAATTCAAAGATCTGGTGCAGTATCTTGCCCTCCGCTTAAA ATTGGGGACAATGTATTGGCTTTCAGTAGAAAGGACAGCAATGTGAGTTGCTATGTACCCGGTATTGTAATAGGAACCCCGAGGAGATCACAG GTCCGTGACAAGTTCTACACCATATTGAAATATAGCAACACAAAGACCGCACTGCTGCGAAATAAAATGGTCAAAATAAGTCCAGAAAGATATTCACTCATTGTGAGATACATAGAACACGCTTCACAAATCGACTTTAGTGT TCCACCGGTTGATTTCGTGCGACCAGAAAGGCGTGAGCAACCAATCACTAAAGAAGACGTAGAAGAGATCAGGGGAACACTGCAAGGTTTACAGACGACACTTGACGATAGCTCCAGGGAACAACAAGAGCAACGGGAG ATCTTGGAGCAACAATGTCGagaaattgaaaatgtgaaaaaagaaattaaagatGAACACAGCGGAGCTACAGAAACAAAACAGGATCTTTTGCTG attttaaaCCAACACAAATTTGATCTTGAAGATGCAAGGAAGGAAATAAAAGATATTGCGCTCGCTGAAGAAAAGCAACAGAAGGACCTG GAAGCTCTGCGTTTATCTATACCACCTGAACCTGTTACTCCTGTTAC TACTACACCAATGCACAGTGCCAGTACAATGACAGAAGTTTCACCCACAACACCAGTACAGAGCGCCAGCACCATGACTGAAGTTACTCCAGTTCCGGAACCTTCTAGTTCAACTAGCAGTGAATCAAGAAGATCATCTAGTGTTAGTAGTAGCAGTGATGACCCTGACCCCGACACTAACA GAACGATTGTATCAGTTGATGAAAAAAATGATTCCGTAATGATTACCAAAGAGGACAAAGGAGTGCTTGTCT CCCGTAAACTACCAGAAATCATATCACCAGGCAGCGCTCTTGTTCGAGAGCTATCTCCTAAGCTGGATGTTGGACAGGAAGTTCTATACAGGAACACTGATGATGGATGGTATTACAG GGGTACTGTCCATGCAACTTACCCCAATGACAGCTATGACATTCTGGACTGCACTGACCTTATTCAGAATACCTTCAGAGAGGATATCATTACTGACGAAGATGATGCCAATAACATTATCACT GTCAATAGCACTTTAATTGCTTTGCACCCCAACTATCCAAACAGCTACGCACCAGCCTATACACTCGAATGTCAACCAAATAACTGGTTCAGCGTGCGTTTTTATGACAACTCTGTTACAAGCATCCCACGTGAAGAG GTCTATTTAATTCACATGGAAAAGTTCAAAAAAGATATTGATTATATCAGCGAGTATGAAAATAGATGGGTTGGACAAGCAGTTGTGGCACGCAGTGATATGGATGGACAGTATCACTTAG
- the LOC143451317 gene encoding von Willebrand factor A domain-containing protein 3B-like isoform X3, which produces MAQVDLSNPDLLRNIDPIRKAVYDEEGSPKFHIGHLHEKPPVDLFGWADKERGKNVTYEMIGAEGNASGEQWELDVKPLISSIKWLQVHGLKRNRLTMQQILSSIGFKHAEEYVQTLGRPVGSFYGHSLYQQFKRKDGQLYNITVGREKLKKVEESLLRASHLFKRRLQWLTTGSRRVFGVIQEHCICIVIDVTTMSQTQFDLYRECLCDVIRNQVSQLAKFNMIKAQANMEMWHEQAMPVTELTIRNAIEWVNKLDRMAESSRTGCTEALLKAMEDDSLESVYLFAEGDSCEMSKELLRQKLAESPHPLHTISFNAAKSATITFLKELAAQTSGRFHAFVVKNVYEEDAEALPASAAPPGGDGSRISVRYAQKARGGLPPGAGVREDVFKVWMELEECRNTHAQIETLLTEIPDPKTEAASVDRPAITDGARPEQYMSSKEWLHRHGLEALKLTAFHALASCSFKHVDGVVDLKGKPGRNNDSSDAENVRKLVNAKYCEHFAHTQWKDGTLVHVHITAEQHKIYEKRMTTALNAIQQRIDWLQQGSREVFGTILEEQVYILIDTSQSMKDKLSMVKEKLFQLMQEQLRHKSKFNVVKFDTKAVAWKDRACDVTEQNLLNAWSWIKDIGVGGSTNTLAALRIALSDPHTHAIYLLTDGRPDQSHQMIWKFLQQPRSILAQVQLQHPVPIHTIAFNCNDLEANKFLHQLSSDTGGRYHNFTSNGSMPDAPPPFESEDVSLLRKELQNGKRDLEKVSKLRARCVMLDWYHNKKHKNTSLDTLSTSSGVSSRSSRSRTRSLTYAHRPKSAGVKRENTYDSDSSFKRPHSSLGYYKRPSPPTSPLLAVAHKSHRGTSGVNDSAILHRRSKSHNQGQHQAGHTKTSVLRLANQGETHGWLLPETQDFMSRQINKSMEAYQDIMRMKVEAKKKPKRKKKVVNPLDVPNSVWLKKNGLVPRKLSIMDILTPTAVKVTPKYIPVLDSHVVSKVFDEVLPIAHVSPRSRREVRLVNPAAVDLPGYDNRLRAAIDEYHQRLDLQVWRKLSQEERDKFDNGPVSYMNNTVAIHQALDNLGWPIEETDLLILADEIHLGEKYLQQSKDLQRTAKKVAMGRRKSSEDGSVCSKRNSSPKKVQSAKNRKPNRIRQSKPKKNRATDESTVTTRSTQSTYSSENSSESENEVKEKEDKPEKHKLIKRNNIDRLKGQKVIARDEIDGFYYTGVVVKSTDARHAQVLFKHGDEANIPTRFVIQRSGAVSCPPLKIGDNVLAFSRKDSNVSCYVPGIVIGTPRRSQVRDKFYTILKYSNTKTALLRNKMVKISPERYSLIVRYIEHASQIDFSVPPVDFVRPERREQPITKEDVEEIRGTLQGLQTTLDDSSREQQEQREILEQQCREIENVKKEIKDEHSGATETKQDLLLILNQHKFDLEDARKEIKDIALAEEKQQKDLEALRLSIPPEPVTPVTTTPMHSASTMTEVSPTTPVQSASTMTEVTPVPEPSSSTSSESRRSSSVSSSSDDPDPDTNTRKLPEIISPGSALVRELSPKLDVGQEVLYRNTDDGWYYRGTVHATYPNDSYDILDCTDLIQNTFREDIITDEDDANNIITVNSTLIALHPNYPNSYAPAYTLECQPNNWFSVRFYDNSVTSIPREEVYLIHMEKFKKDIDYISEYENRWVGQAVVARSDMDGQYHLASCRRKIGTGHEYALQWADGSTSVQQLSCIFGKYTKQRPKNIGDFVLAIHDVENLIYLPGRVMAENGDKLVVNFCNKKRSHHVLPNQCYWISRQYYDLSVAFYNSKQVHQN; this is translated from the exons AGGGATCACCGAAATTTCATATTGGGCATCTACATGAAAAACCACCTGTTGATTTATTTGGTTGGGCCGATAAAGAAAGAGGAAAGAATGTCACGTATGAAATGATTGGAGCTGAAGGGAATGCCAGTGGTGAACAATGGGAACTTGATGTAAAGCCATTGATAAGCTCCATAAAATGGTTGCAAGTGCATGGTTTGAAGAGAAATAGATTAACAATGCAACAAATCTTGTCTTCCATTGGTTTTAAGCATGCAGAAG AATACGTTCAGACACTTGGAAGACCAGTTGGATCGTTTTATGGTCATAGCTTATAccaacaatttaaaagaaagGATGGTCAGCTTTACAAT ATTACAGTTGGCCgagaaaaactgaaaaaggTTGAAGAAAGTTTGTTGCGGGCATCCCATTTGTTTAAACGACGTCTTCAGTGGCTGACAACTGGAAGCCGAAGAGTGTTTGGTGTCATTCag GAACATTGCATTTGTATTGTTATTGATGTAACTACGATGTCACAAACACAGTTTGACTTATACCGGGAATGCTTGTGCGACGTAATCAGAAATCAAGTTTCACAGCTTGCAAAGTTTAATATGATCAA AGCTCAAGCAAATATGGAAATGTGGCATGAGCAAGCCATGCCGGTTACTGAACTGACCATCAGAAATGCCATTGAGTGGGTAAATAAATTGGACAGAATGGCAGAAAGTTCTCGAACAGGTTGTACTGAAGCTCTTTTAAAAGCAATGGAAGATGATTCG CTTGAAAGTGTCTATCTATTTGCTGAGGGGGATTCCTGTGAAATGTCAAAAGAACTGCTTCGACAGAAGTTGGCAGAATCGCCCCACCCACTTCACACTATCTCCTTTAATGCAGCTAAATCAGCCACgattacttttttgaaagaacTTGCAGCTCAAACTTCTGGAAG GTTCCACGCATTTGTGGTGAAAAACGTTTACGAAGAAGATGCTGAGGCACTACCAGCTTCGGCAGCACCTCCCGGTGGTGATGGTAGTCGAATATCGGTTCGTTATGCTCAAAAAGCTCGTGGTGGACTCCCACCAGGTGCAGGTGTACGCGAAGACGTTTTTAAAGTCTGGATGGAGCTGGAAGAATGTCGCAACACTCACGCACAAATCGAAACTTTATTAACAGAAATACCTGATCCTAAAACTGAAGCAG CTTCTGTGGATCGCCCAGCTATAACTGATGGTGCAAGACCTGAGCAGTATATGAGTTCAAAGGAATGGCTACATCGTCATGGACTTGAAGCTTTGAAACTCACAGCATTTCACGCCCTTGCAAGCTGCTCATTTAAACACGTGGATGGTGTTGTTGATCTGAAAGGAAAACCTGGCCGTAATAATGACTCATCTGACGCT GAGAATGTCAGGAAGCTGGTAAATGCCAAATATTGTGAACACTTTGCACATACTCAGTGGAAAGATGGAACACTTGTGCATGTGCATATTACTGCTGAACAgcataaaatttatgaaaagcGAATGACCACTGCTCTAAATGCAATTCAACAAAG GATTGACTGGTTACAACAAGGTAGCCGAGAGGTCTTCGGAACGATTTTGGAAGAACAGGTTTATATTTTGATTGACACGTCACAGTCCATGAAGGACAAACTTTCAATggtcaaagaaaaattattccaGTTAATGCAA GAACAGCTGCGGCACAAAAGCAAGTTTAATGTCGTAAAATTTGACACAAAAGCTGTTGCCTGGAAAGACAGAGCATGTGATGTCACTGAACAAAACCTTCTAAATGCTTGGAGTTGGATAAAAG ACATAGGCGTTGGTGGTAGCACCAACACTTTGGCTGCTTTGAGAATTGCCTTATCTGATCCACATACTCATGCAATTTACCTGCTAACGGATGGTAGACCAGATCAG tcCCATCAGATGATTTGGAAGTTTCTTCAG CAACCCCGATCAATATTGGCACAAGTCCAGTTGCAACACCCAGTACCGATTCATACAATTGCATTCAACTGCAATGACCTTGAAGCGAATAAATTTCTTCATCAACTATCAAGTGACACTGGTGGACGATATCACAATTTTACAAGCAATGGAAGCATGCCCGATGCACCTCCACCTTTTGAG aGTGAAGATGTTAGCTTATTGAGAAAGGAGTTGCAAAATGGGAAACGTGACTTGGAAAAAGTGTCAAAGTTACGTGCAAGATGTGTTATGTTGGACTGGTaccacaataaaaaacacaag AACACCAGTCTTGATACTTTGTCAACTTCATCTGGGGTGTCATCACGATCATCAAGAAGTCGTACAAGATCCCTGACTTATGCTCATAGACCCAAAAGTGCCGGTGTGAAAAGAGAAAATACATATGACAG TGATAGTTCTTTCAAACGGCCTCATTCAAGCCTTGGATACTACAAACGCCCTTCCCCACCTACTAGCCCACTTTTAGCAGTGGCCCATAAAAGTCATCGAGGCACATCTGGTGTTAACGATTCTGCTATTTTGCATAGAAGGTCAAAATCGCATAACCAAG GTCAGCATCAAGCCGGACATACCAAAACAAGTGTGTTACGGTTGGCTAATCAGGGTGAAACTCACGGTTGGTTGCTTCCAGAAACACAAGATTTCATGAGTCGTCAGATTAATAAGTCCATGGAGGCATATCaag ACATCATGAGAATGAAGGTGGAAGCAAAGAAAAAGCCTAAAAGGAAGAAGAAAGTAGTAAA TCCTTTGGATGTTCCAAATTCAGTATGGTTGAAGAAAAATGGTCTTGTTCCAAGGAAGCTATCAATAATGGACATTCTCACCCCAACTGCTGTGAAAGTGACACCAAAGTATATACCAGTGCTTGATTCGCATGTTGTGTCGAAGGTCTTCGATGAA GTTCTTCCCATTGCTCATGTTTCACCTCGAAGTCGCCGCGAGGTCAGACTTGTTAATCCAGCAGCTGTTGACCTTCCAGGCTATGACAATAGGTTAAGAGCTGCAATCGATGAATATCATCAAAGACTCGATCTCCAAGTCTGGAGAAAGCTGTCACAGGAAGAAAGAGACAA GTTTGATAATGGACCTGTTTCATATATGAATAACACTGTTGCTATCCACCAAGCCTTAGATAATTTAGGCTGGCCCATCGAAGAAACTGATCTTCTGATATTGGCTGATGAAATTCATTTAG GTGAAAAGTACCTGCAACAATCTAAGGACCTACAGAGAACGGCAAAGAAGGTTGCCATGGGCAGAAGAAAGTCCAGCGAAGATGGTTCTGTTTGCTCAAAACGAAATTCTAGTCCGAAAAAGGTTCAATCAGCTAAGAATAGAAAACCAAACCGCATAAGGCAAAGTAAACCAAAGAAGAATAGAGCAACTGATGAATCAACTGTAACAACACGTTCAACGCAATCGACATATTCATCggaaaat AGTTCAGAAAGTGAAAATGAAgttaaagaaaaagaagataAACCAGAGAAACATAAACTTATTAAACGTAATAACATTGATCGTTTAAAAGGCCAGAAAGTGATTGCCAG GGATGAAATTGATGGATTTTATTACACCGGTGTTGTTGTGAAATCCACTGATGCAAGACATGCACAAGTTTTATTCAAGCATGGTGATGAGGCAAATATCCCAACCAGATTTGTAATTCAAAGATCTGGTGCAGTATCTTGCCCTCCGCTTAAA ATTGGGGACAATGTATTGGCTTTCAGTAGAAAGGACAGCAATGTGAGTTGCTATGTACCCGGTATTGTAATAGGAACCCCGAGGAGATCACAG GTCCGTGACAAGTTCTACACCATATTGAAATATAGCAACACAAAGACCGCACTGCTGCGAAATAAAATGGTCAAAATAAGTCCAGAAAGATATTCACTCATTGTGAGATACATAGAACACGCTTCACAAATCGACTTTAGTGT TCCACCGGTTGATTTCGTGCGACCAGAAAGGCGTGAGCAACCAATCACTAAAGAAGACGTAGAAGAGATCAGGGGAACACTGCAAGGTTTACAGACGACACTTGACGATAGCTCCAGGGAACAACAAGAGCAACGGGAG ATCTTGGAGCAACAATGTCGagaaattgaaaatgtgaaaaaagaaattaaagatGAACACAGCGGAGCTACAGAAACAAAACAGGATCTTTTGCTG attttaaaCCAACACAAATTTGATCTTGAAGATGCAAGGAAGGAAATAAAAGATATTGCGCTCGCTGAAGAAAAGCAACAGAAGGACCTG GAAGCTCTGCGTTTATCTATACCACCTGAACCTGTTACTCCTGTTAC TACTACACCAATGCACAGTGCCAGTACAATGACAGAAGTTTCACCCACAACACCAGTACAGAGCGCCAGCACCATGACTGAAGTTACTCCAGTTCCGGAACCTTCTAGTTCAACTAGCAGTGAATCAAGAAGATCATCTAGTGTTAGTAGTAGCAGTGATGACCCTGACCCCGACACTAACA CCCGTAAACTACCAGAAATCATATCACCAGGCAGCGCTCTTGTTCGAGAGCTATCTCCTAAGCTGGATGTTGGACAGGAAGTTCTATACAGGAACACTGATGATGGATGGTATTACAG GGGTACTGTCCATGCAACTTACCCCAATGACAGCTATGACATTCTGGACTGCACTGACCTTATTCAGAATACCTTCAGAGAGGATATCATTACTGACGAAGATGATGCCAATAACATTATCACT GTCAATAGCACTTTAATTGCTTTGCACCCCAACTATCCAAACAGCTACGCACCAGCCTATACACTCGAATGTCAACCAAATAACTGGTTCAGCGTGCGTTTTTATGACAACTCTGTTACAAGCATCCCACGTGAAGAG GTCTATTTAATTCACATGGAAAAGTTCAAAAAAGATATTGATTATATCAGCGAGTATGAAAATAGATGGGTTGGACAAGCAGTTGTGGCACGCAGTGATATGGATGGACAGTATCACTTAG